The genomic interval GTGAGCCGCCAGGGGTAGCAGGCATCTGGGGGCAAAGCGCGCGTGGGCGCGCGCACTCCTCGCTTGTTCTGGGGGAGTCGGCGTCGCCAGCCGCGGCGGCACCTAGAAGATGGCGCTGACGCTCGGCTGGCGCACGCTCCCGGCAGTGAGGAAGGCCCGAAGCATCTGCAGAGCACCAGGTGGCATGCGCCTCACGCGCGGCCTCCGGCACGTCCCCTTCGGTTTGCGTTAAGGTTAAGGATTGCTTTACAGTAGCGCGACCGAGCGGTTGGCTGCGGGTGGCCCGGGGGGTAGGTGTGAACAGCCTGAGACAACTGGAGGGCCTGGACGAGATGCGGGTGCTGGCGGATGAGCGCCGCCTGGCGATACTGCAGCGCCTTATGGCCGCCCCGGCCACGCTGTCCCAGTTGGGACAGGCTTTGGGCCGACACCCTGCCTGGGTGCGGCACCATCTTAAGCAGCTCGAGGAGGTGGGCCTGGTGGAACCGGCCGGGACCAAGGAGCTGCCCGGTTTCATCGAGAAGTACTACCGAGCCAGCGCCCGCGCCTTCACCGTCAGCCGGGTGATAACGCCGAAGCTGGCGGACGAGGGAGCTTTGGTGGCGGCCGGCAGCCACGACCTGGCCCTGGAGCTGTTGGCCCGCCGCTACCGCGAATCCGGCACCGGGCCCGGCATGTGGATAGTGCCCCTGGGGAGCCTCGACGGCCTGATCGCCTTGCGCCAAGGGGTAGGTCAGATCGCCGGCTGTCACCTGCTCGACGCCGAGACGGGCGACTACAACCTGCCCTATGTCAAGCGGCTCTTCCCCGGGGAGGCGATGGCGCTGGTCACCCTGGCCTTCAGGGAGCAGGGCCTCATCGTGCCGGCCGGCAATCCACTCGGGCTCGCGGGCCTGCCGGACGTGGCGGCCCGAGGGGTGCGGCTGGTCAACCGCCCCCGAGGCTCGGGGACGCGGTTGTGGCTCGATCGCGCCCTGGAGGCGGAAGGGTTGGGGCCGGGGGATATCGTCGGCTACCAGGACGAGGTGAGCACGCACACCGAGGTAGCCCAGCGCGTGGCGGAGAGGCGGGCAGACGTCGGGTTGGGCATCCTGGCCGCCGCCCGGGCTGAGGGGCTCGAGTTCGTGCCCCTCTTCCATGAGAGGTTCGAGCTGGTGGCTCACCGGGATGCGTGGGAGCGCTGCGAGTTCGCTGCCGTCCTGGAGCTCATGGAGAGCCGCGGCTTCCGGACCGAGGCCGCCTCGCTGGGAGGTTACGACCTGAGCCAGTGCGGCCAGATGCGGCTCAGCGATTGAGGGAGACACCTTCGTGGCTTGGAGGGGACCATCGGAGACCTGATCAGGGGCCTGAGTCAGGCCCTCCGGTTGATAGCTGGGCTGGATCCGGCTGTGTTGGAGATCGTTGGCTTGTCTCTGAAGGTTTCCGGCGTGGCGTTGCTGTTCGCCACTCTGGTGGGCATTCCCATCGGGGCGCTGTTGGGTTTGACCCGGTTCGCGGGCAAGCGGCTGGTGGTGGCGCTGCTCTACACTGGCATGGGTTTCCCCCCGGTGGTGGTGGGGCTGTTCGTGTACCTGATCCTGTCGCGGAGTGGGCCCTTGGGCCAGCTCCAGTCACCTCTGATTCCGGCGCTGTTCACCCCCGGGGCCATGATCCTGGCCCAGAGCATCATCTCCTTTCCCCTGGTGGCCGGCTTCACCATGGCCGCCGTCATGGGGGTCGAGCCCCAGCTGCGCCAGCAGGTGCGCGCCTTGGGGGCCACTCGAGTGCAGACGGCGGTGACGGTCCTCGGGGAAGCGCGGGTAGGGGTGGTGGTCTCCATCATTGCCGGCTTCGGTAGCATCATCTCCGAAGTGGGGGCGGTGATGCTGGTAGGGGGGAACATCGAAGGGCGCACCCGGGTGTTGACCACGGCCATTGTTTTGGAGACGCGCAAGGGGGCGTTCGACTTGGCGCTGGCCCTGGGAGTCATCCTGCTGGGGCTGTCGTTCGCCGCCAACCTGGCCATGTTGCAGCTTCAGGGACGGGCGCTGCGGGAATGAGCGATCCCATCTACACCCTCGAGGGCGTCACCAAGGTATACGAGGGCAACCCCGTGCTCCGCGTGGAGCAACTGGAAGTGGAGCGGGGCGAGGTGCTGGCGCTAGTGGGGCCCAGCGGAGCGGGCAAGAGCACCC from Anaerolineae bacterium carries:
- a CDS encoding ABC transporter permease, whose product is MGDLIRGLSQALRLIAGLDPAVLEIVGLSLKVSGVALLFATLVGIPIGALLGLTRFAGKRLVVALLYTGMGFPPVVVGLFVYLILSRSGPLGQLQSPLIPALFTPGAMILAQSIISFPLVAGFTMAAVMGVEPQLRQQVRALGATRVQTAVTVLGEARVGVVVSIIAGFGSIISEVGAVMLVGGNIEGRTRVLTTAIVLETRKGAFDLALALGVILLGLSFAANLAMLQLQGRALRE
- a CDS encoding helix-turn-helix domain-containing protein encodes the protein MNSLRQLEGLDEMRVLADERRLAILQRLMAAPATLSQLGQALGRHPAWVRHHLKQLEEVGLVEPAGTKELPGFIEKYYRASARAFTVSRVITPKLADEGALVAAGSHDLALELLARRYRESGTGPGMWIVPLGSLDGLIALRQGVGQIAGCHLLDAETGDYNLPYVKRLFPGEAMALVTLAFREQGLIVPAGNPLGLAGLPDVAARGVRLVNRPRGSGTRLWLDRALEAEGLGPGDIVGYQDEVSTHTEVAQRVAERRADVGLGILAAARAEGLEFVPLFHERFELVAHRDAWERCEFAAVLELMESRGFRTEAASLGGYDLSQCGQMRLSD